A portion of the Gemmatimonas sp. UBA7669 genome contains these proteins:
- a CDS encoding gamma carbonic anhydrase family protein produces the protein MAAPWIHDTAVVLGQVELADDVSVWPTAVIRGDVERIVVGARSNVQDGAVIHADPGMPTIIGADCVIGHRAIVHGAVLEDGVLVGMGAIVLNGARIGSGSLIGAGAVVTEGTVVPEGSLVLGMPGKVARHLDASARDVIRANAARYVALAGRYAAGEVERQR, from the coding sequence ATGGCAGCCCCCTGGATACATGACACGGCCGTGGTGCTGGGTCAGGTGGAGTTGGCCGACGACGTGAGCGTGTGGCCCACGGCGGTCATTCGCGGCGACGTGGAGCGCATCGTGGTGGGCGCGCGCAGCAACGTGCAGGACGGCGCGGTCATTCACGCCGACCCCGGCATGCCTACGATCATCGGCGCGGACTGCGTGATTGGCCATCGGGCCATCGTGCACGGGGCGGTGCTCGAGGACGGCGTGCTGGTGGGCATGGGGGCCATCGTGCTCAATGGCGCCCGTATCGGGAGTGGCAGCCTCATCGGGGCCGGCGCGGTGGTCACGGAGGGCACGGTGGTGCCCGAGGGCAGCCTGGTGCTGGGCATGCCGGGCAAGGTGGCGCGGCACCTGGATGCGAGCGCACGGGACGTGATTCGGGCCAACGCCGCGCGGTATGTGGCGCTGGCGGGGCGCTATGCGGCGGGCGAAGTCGAGCGGCAGCGCTGA
- a CDS encoding vitamin B12-dependent ribonucleotide reductase has protein sequence MPFAPTPPEGLVTLSNNARTVLEKRYLVKDATGKPVEKPEDMFWRVATTVAEADRRYGASDGAVQALAEEFYFLMTQRRFEPNSPTLMNAGRPLGQLSACFVLPVDDALSNGQSGIYDTLRSMALIHQSGGGTGFSFSRLRARGSMVRSTTGVASGPVSFMELYDGSTNAVKQGGTRRGANMGILRVDHPDVLEFISAKEDLTKITNFNISVGVTTKFMDALKADGMYDLIDPANGKVTGQLKARDVWDKMILGAWRTGEPGVFFIDEANRYNPVPHLGSYEATNPCGEQPLLPYDVCNLGSVNVGHYVVNGQVDWDAMRRDIALSTHFLDNIIDVNKYPLPEIDALSKRIRRIGLGVMGFADMLVRLGIPYDSAEGVEMGRKVMEFLDVEGKKESERLAKERGAFPEWAQSIWGPDETCARDANGQRIRPMQLLRNCNVTTVAPTGTISIIAGCSSGLEPLFAVAFMRNQAGVMMPDVNDDFVAIAKSEGWYSDALMERIAKTGSVKHDEIPARWQRVFTTANEISPEYHIRMQAAFQQHCDSAISKTTNFSHAATVDDVRAIYELAYDMKCKGVTVYRDGSRDGQVLSTGTTQEAAAKRDGAAAAAPAASEAKPEAAKEAVALKREIGELQGTIAELQNELDRTKKALFSAEAENANRRGKRSRPDVLRGTTIRKDTPLGTMFVNITEDEKGQPFEIFLNLGKAGGSAMADAEAIGRLISLALRSGISVQEIHRQLRGISSDRAVGLGPNKVLSMPDAVGIALEQWWREKQGVQQDLLAGGQTFAPQGPVNALSAPVPTPAAGVPITRPPMAAEQAQPQIDFGGVGGEVFMGTCPDCGSQLEFAEGCVKCHVCGFSECG, from the coding sequence ATGCCCTTCGCGCCGACCCCCCCGGAAGGTCTCGTCACGCTGTCCAACAACGCCCGCACCGTCCTCGAGAAGCGCTATCTCGTCAAGGACGCCACGGGCAAGCCGGTCGAGAAGCCCGAGGACATGTTCTGGCGCGTGGCCACGACGGTGGCCGAGGCGGACCGTCGCTACGGGGCCAGCGATGGCGCCGTGCAGGCGCTGGCCGAGGAGTTCTACTTCCTCATGACGCAGCGTCGCTTCGAGCCCAATTCGCCCACGCTCATGAACGCCGGACGGCCGCTGGGGCAGCTGTCGGCCTGTTTTGTGCTGCCGGTGGACGACGCGCTCAGCAACGGGCAGAGCGGCATCTATGACACGCTGCGCAGCATGGCGCTCATCCACCAGTCGGGCGGTGGCACGGGCTTCTCGTTCTCGCGTCTGCGCGCGCGCGGCAGCATGGTGCGCAGCACCACCGGTGTGGCCTCGGGCCCGGTCTCCTTCATGGAGCTCTACGACGGCAGCACGAATGCCGTGAAGCAGGGTGGCACGCGCCGCGGCGCCAACATGGGCATTCTGCGCGTCGATCATCCCGATGTGCTCGAGTTCATCAGTGCCAAGGAGGACCTCACCAAGATCACCAACTTCAACATCTCGGTGGGCGTGACCACGAAGTTCATGGACGCGCTCAAGGCCGATGGCATGTACGATCTGATCGATCCGGCCAACGGCAAGGTGACGGGGCAGCTCAAGGCACGCGACGTGTGGGACAAGATGATCCTCGGCGCGTGGCGCACCGGCGAGCCCGGCGTGTTCTTCATCGACGAGGCCAATCGCTACAACCCGGTGCCGCACCTCGGCAGCTACGAGGCCACCAATCCCTGCGGTGAGCAGCCGCTGCTGCCCTACGACGTGTGCAATCTGGGCTCCGTCAACGTGGGCCACTATGTGGTCAACGGGCAGGTGGACTGGGATGCCATGCGGCGCGACATCGCGCTCAGCACGCACTTCCTCGACAACATCATCGACGTCAACAAGTATCCGCTGCCCGAAATCGACGCGCTGTCCAAGCGCATCCGGCGCATCGGTCTCGGCGTGATGGGTTTTGCCGACATGCTCGTGCGCCTCGGTATTCCCTATGACAGCGCCGAAGGCGTGGAGATGGGCCGCAAGGTCATGGAGTTCCTCGACGTCGAGGGCAAGAAGGAGAGCGAGCGCCTGGCCAAGGAGCGCGGCGCCTTCCCCGAGTGGGCGCAGAGCATCTGGGGCCCCGACGAGACCTGCGCGCGTGATGCCAACGGCCAGCGCATCCGGCCCATGCAGCTGCTGCGCAACTGCAACGTCACCACGGTGGCGCCCACGGGCACCATCTCCATCATTGCCGGGTGCAGCTCGGGCCTCGAGCCGCTCTTTGCCGTGGCCTTCATGCGCAATCAGGCCGGCGTCATGATGCCCGATGTCAACGATGACTTCGTGGCCATCGCCAAGTCGGAAGGCTGGTACAGCGACGCGCTCATGGAGCGCATCGCCAAGACGGGCAGCGTAAAGCACGACGAAATTCCGGCGCGCTGGCAGCGGGTGTTCACCACCGCCAACGAGATCTCGCCCGAGTACCACATCCGCATGCAGGCGGCTTTCCAGCAGCACTGCGACTCGGCCATTTCCAAGACCACCAACTTCAGTCACGCCGCCACGGTGGACGACGTGCGCGCCATCTACGAGCTGGCGTACGACATGAAGTGCAAGGGCGTGACGGTGTACCGCGACGGCTCGCGTGACGGCCAGGTGCTGAGCACCGGCACCACGCAGGAAGCGGCGGCCAAGCGTGACGGGGCGGCGGCTGCGGCGCCTGCGGCGAGCGAAGCCAAGCCCGAGGCAGCCAAGGAAGCGGTGGCGCTCAAGCGCGAGATCGGCGAGCTGCAGGGCACCATTGCCGAGCTGCAGAACGAACTCGATCGCACCAAGAAGGCCCTGTTCAGCGCCGAGGCGGAGAACGCCAACCGTCGTGGCAAGCGGTCGCGTCCCGACGTGCTGCGTGGCACGACCATCCGCAAGGACACGCCGCTGGGCACGATGTTCGTGAACATCACCGAAGACGAAAAGGGTCAGCCCTTCGAGATCTTCCTCAACCTTGGCAAGGCTGGCGGCAGCGCCATGGCCGACGCCGAAGCCATTGGTCGGCTCATTTCACTCGCATTGCGCAGCGGCATTTCGGTGCAGGAAATCCATCGCCAGTTGCGCGGCATTTCGTCCGACCGTGCTGTGGGCCTGGGCCCCAACAAGGTGCTCTCCATGCCCGACGCGGTGGGTATTGCGCTCGAGCAGTGGTGGCGGGAGAAGCAGGGCGTGCAGCAGGACCTGCTGGCCGGTGGTCAGACCTTCGCGCCGCAGGGTCCGGTGAACGCGCTGAGCGCGCCCGTGCCTACGCCCGCTGCCGGCGTGCCCATCACCCGTCCGCCGATGGCCGCCGAGCAGGCGCAGCCGCAGATCGATTTTGGTGGTGTGGGCGGTGAAGTGTTCATGGGGACCTGCCCGGACTGTGGCTCGCAGCTGGAGTTTGCCGAAGGCTGCGTGAAGTGCCACGTGTGCGGGTTCAGCGAGTGCGGGTGA
- the dgt gene encoding dGTP triphosphohydrolase — translation MKLNWSTLLSAKRVKELSGQSHTTAKPGTDTRSEHERDYGRAVFCTPVRRLQDKAQVFPREPNDSVRTRLTHSLEVSTLCRSLVAGLREFLHQNGVAEDGVRSIEAIAATSGLLHDIGNPPFGHAGERAIAEWYLAKKKDDAAIDLLSKNDTPRSSDFENFDGNPQTVRLVTRLQLLADHYGLNLCAGTVAALIKYTACSTEIDSNIHARSKIGYFQSERNIVDLVRDATGIGASRHPLVFLVEAADDMVYSTVDIEDAVKKGLFDWSVVKAKISEVDDSLPADVEAYIGQFNWTGLSRSARDEALVQFLRTKLIYLHVEAVVTVFRDRYEEIMRGEYDGELLCEGRSSQLLDACGKLAKENIYSNREVMLAELEGRAAIQGLLDDLWDGVSNNQRTDRKSFSYKIYHAISSNYRSVFEKAVTDPTLSPEQRTYHQLQLVTDYVCGMTDSYVIEMFRKLRAGR, via the coding sequence ATGAAGTTGAATTGGTCAACACTGCTTTCGGCGAAGCGGGTGAAGGAACTTTCCGGACAGTCGCACACCACGGCAAAGCCAGGCACGGACACTCGCTCGGAACACGAGCGGGACTATGGCCGCGCCGTGTTCTGTACTCCAGTTCGCCGGCTACAGGACAAAGCACAGGTCTTCCCACGTGAACCGAATGACTCCGTGAGAACCCGCCTTACGCACTCGCTAGAAGTGTCTACGTTGTGCAGAAGTCTCGTCGCAGGTCTTCGCGAGTTCCTTCATCAGAACGGGGTAGCTGAAGATGGGGTCCGTTCAATTGAGGCGATCGCTGCGACTTCTGGATTGCTGCACGACATTGGCAATCCACCGTTTGGTCACGCCGGAGAACGAGCAATCGCTGAGTGGTACCTAGCAAAGAAGAAGGATGATGCCGCGATCGATTTGCTTTCAAAGAACGATACGCCTCGAAGTTCAGATTTCGAGAACTTTGACGGCAACCCACAGACTGTACGTCTCGTAACGCGCCTTCAACTTCTTGCCGATCACTACGGACTCAATCTTTGCGCGGGAACGGTAGCGGCGCTGATCAAGTATACCGCATGCTCAACAGAAATTGATTCGAACATCCATGCTCGTAGCAAAATCGGCTACTTTCAGTCTGAGCGAAATATCGTAGACCTCGTTCGCGACGCAACTGGAATCGGCGCCTCGCGCCACCCGCTTGTTTTTCTGGTTGAGGCGGCGGACGATATGGTGTATTCGACTGTGGATATAGAGGACGCTGTGAAGAAAGGCCTGTTCGATTGGTCGGTGGTAAAGGCCAAAATTTCCGAGGTAGATGATTCTCTGCCAGCGGACGTTGAGGCGTACATTGGACAATTCAACTGGACCGGTCTGTCACGCTCAGCGCGAGATGAGGCGCTCGTTCAATTTCTTCGCACCAAGCTAATCTATCTTCATGTAGAAGCGGTCGTGACTGTCTTCAGGGACCGGTATGAAGAGATCATGCGTGGCGAGTACGACGGGGAACTCCTCTGTGAAGGTCGATCTTCTCAACTACTCGATGCGTGCGGGAAGTTAGCAAAGGAGAACATCTACTCCAATCGTGAAGTGATGCTGGCCGAGCTTGAAGGTCGCGCAGCCATCCAAGGTTTACTTGATGACCTCTGGGACGGAGTCTCAAACAACCAAAGAACCGATCGCAAGAGTTTTTCCTACAAGATTTACCACGCAATCTCGTCCAATTATCGGAGCGTGTTTGAAAAGGCTGTAACTGATCCAACCTTAAGTCCGGAACAGCGAACATATCATCAGCTTCAGCTCGTCACCGACTACGTGTGTGGCATGACTGATTCTTACGTAATAGAGATGTTTAGAAAGCTGAGAGCTGGCAGGTAG
- a CDS encoding helix-turn-helix domain-containing protein, whose translation MFTTTMDRVRTSEDRRTLEQMLRQTTLSQEIAKRVRVVLALADGASYSTIAARLACTDRFIAIWKRRFVEGGVLALADAPRAGRGHGMSAALAAKIVRHTLQTKPPAPLTHWSSRRLAAELGVAHTTVTTVWKRHELKPHRLERYKGSPDPDFETKAADIIGLHIDPPVNAVVFCVDEN comes from the coding sequence ATGTTTACCACTACGATGGATCGCGTGCGCACCTCCGAGGATCGCCGCACGCTGGAGCAGATGCTGCGGCAGACGACGCTGAGCCAGGAGATCGCGAAGCGCGTGCGCGTCGTGCTCGCGCTGGCCGATGGCGCCAGCTATTCGACCATCGCCGCGCGCTTGGCGTGCACGGATCGGTTCATTGCCATCTGGAAGCGCCGGTTTGTCGAGGGCGGCGTGCTGGCGTTGGCCGATGCGCCGCGCGCGGGGCGGGGGCATGGGATGAGCGCCGCGCTGGCGGCGAAGATTGTCCGGCACACGCTCCAGACGAAGCCGCCGGCGCCCCTCACGCACTGGTCGAGCCGCCGCCTCGCGGCCGAGCTCGGCGTCGCGCATACCACGGTGACCACGGTGTGGAAGCGGCACGAGCTCAAGCCCCATCGGCTGGAGCGCTACAAGGGCAGCCCGGATCCCGATTTCGAGACGAAGGCGGCGGACATCATTGGGCTCCATATCGATCCTCCGGTGAACGCGGTGGTGTTTTGCGTCGACGAGAACTAA
- a CDS encoding IS3 family transposase: MLASMSGKGDCYDNAVAESFFATLECELVMRHDWHTRADARGAIFRYIEGWYNRKRRPSTFGYVSPAEHEGRQRMVA; encoded by the coding sequence ATGCTGGCCAGCATGAGCGGCAAAGGCGACTGTTATGACAACGCCGTCGCCGAAAGCTTCTTCGCAACCTTGGAGTGCGAACTCGTCATGCGGCACGACTGGCACACGCGCGCCGACGCACGCGGCGCGATCTTCCGCTACATCGAGGGCTGGTACAACCGGAAGCGGCGACCTTCTACGTTCGGCTACGTCAGTCCGGCGGAGCACGAAGGGCGGCAACGGATGGTCGCGTAG